The region CGGCACCACCGCGGGCGCGGCCCAGCCGGCCGTACCGCTGGGTCCGCCGCCGCCCGGTTATTACCGGGTAAAGCCGGGCGACACCCTATATCGGATTGCACTCGAAAACGGCCAGAATTATCGCGATATCGCGGCGTGGAATAACCTCACCAATCCGAATCAGATCGAAGTCGATCAATTGCTGCGCGTCGTGTCGCCGGGCGCGAGCGCCGGCGCGGCAGGCGTCGCGACGACACCGGTCGCGGGCGCCGCGGTGCAGACGGCGCCGCTGTCGAGCGGTCCGGCCGCTGCGCCCGTATATGGGTCCGGTTCGACGGCGACGCCGCCCGTGGCGACGCCGCCCGTGGCAGCGCCGGCAGGCGACGCGGGCGCGTCGGCGGCGGGCGGCGCGGTGTCGTTCATGTGGCCGGCGCGTGGTCCGTTGCTGAACACATTCGACGATGCGAAGAACAAAGGCGTCAACATCGGCGGCGCGGCGGGCGACCCGGTGAAGGCGGCCGCGGATGGTCGCGTGGTGTACGCGGGCAATGGCCTGCGGGGCTATGGCAACCTCATTATCGTCAAGCACGACGCGACTTATCTCACCGCATATGCACACAACCGCGCTTTGATGGTAAAAGAGGGGGACGCGGTGACGAAAGGCCAGAAAATCGCAGAGATGGGCAATAGCGATTCAGACCGTGTGATGCTGCATTTCGAGGTTCGCCGGCAGGGTAAACCTGTCGATCCGCTGAAGTATTTGCCGCCTCAATAGACGAGACGACCATGCCGAAATCGAAGCGCCACGAGCCGCAAGCCGAATCTGAGAACCTCAGTCGTGCCACGCAAGCATCGGTGGAACGGAAGGGTGCTTCGACCGGCGAGGACGACGATGCCGCTGACGCAGAACGCGACTACGACGCCCGTGAGGCCCGCGACGGCGAGGAAGACGCCGCAGAGGAGCGCGAGGCGCCGGCCGAGCTCGACGATTTCCGGGCGCTGCTGCAGGCGGAGCTGACCGCCGACACGATCCAGCACTACCTGAACCGCATCAGCGTGAAGCCGCTCTTGACCGTCGAGGAAGAGCAGCGCTATTCGCGGCTCGCGAAGGCGGGCGAGTTCGAAGCGCGCCAGGTGATGATCGAGCGCAACCTGCGGCTCGTCGTCAGCATCGCGAAAGGCTATCTGAACCGCGGCGTGCCGCTCCTCGATCTGATCGAGGAAGGCAACCTCGGGCTCATGCATGCGATCGAGAAGTTCGATCCGACGCGCGGCTTCCGTTTTTCGACCTATGCGACCTGGTGGATCCGCCAGAGCATCGAGCGCGCGATCATGAATCAGGCGCGCACGGTGCGGCTGCCGGTGCACGTGATCCGCGAACTGAACCAGGTGTTGCGCGCGAAGCGTCACCTGGAGAAGAACTCGATGTCGACGGGCGAGGCGGCCGAGCGCCGCGAAGCCAGCATCGACGACATCGCCTATCTCACCGGCAAGACGGCCGAGGAAGTCACCGACATCCTCGCGCTGAACGAACACACCGCTTCGCTCGACGCGCCGCTCGATCTCGATCCGGCGAGCAGCCTGCTCGACCTGTTGCCGGACGACCAGAGTCAGTCGCCCGACGCCGAGGTGCAGCACCGCGAGCTGGAAACGCTCACGCGCGCGTGGTTGTCGCGTCTCTCCGACAAGCACCGCCACGTGATCGAGCGCCGCTTCGGTCTCAACCACATCGAACCCGCGACGCTCGAGGAGCTGGCCGACGAGATGGGGCTGACCCGCGAGCGCGTCCGTCAGATCCAGCAGGAAGCGCTCGTGCGTCTCAAACGATTCTTTGCCTCCAACGGCGTACGCAAGGACGCCGTACTGTAATTCACTGATGATTCCGATTCTGGTTTTTGACATCGAAACGATTCCCGATGTCGACGGCATTCGCCGTCTCGAGGATTTGCCCGCCGACTTGAACGATGCCGAGGTCGCCGAGCATGCGTTTGCCGCGCGACGCGAGAAGACCGGCAGCGATTTCCTGCCGCATCACCTGCAGCGGATCGCCGCGATCTCCTGCGTGTTCCGCGACGATTCCGGGTTCCGCGTGCGTTCGCTCGGCACGCCCGACGATCCGGAGATCACGCTGATCCAGTCGTTCTATCGCGTGATCGAGAAGTACACGCCGCAACTCGTGTCGTGGAACGGCGGCGGCTTCGATCTGCCGGTGCTCCATTACCGCGCGCTCGTGCATGGCGTCGCCGCGCCGCGCTATTGGGACATGGGCGAGGACGACCGCGAGTTCAAGTGGAACAACTACCTGTCGCGCTACCACTCGCGCCATACCGACCTGATGGACGTGCTCGCGCTGTACCAGCCGCGCGCGAGCGCGCCGCTCGATGCGCTCGCGAAGCTGTGCGGCTTCCCCGGCAAGCTCGGGATGGACGGCGGGCAGGTGTGGCATGCCTTCCAGGAAGGCCAGATCGACGCGATCCGCAACTATTGCGAAACCGACGTCGTCAATACCTATCTGCTGTACTGCCGGTTCCAGCAGATGCGCGGCGGCCTGAGCGCGGGCGCGTATGCCGACGAGATCGCGCTGGTCAAGCGGGCGCTCCAACTGGAGGCTGCGCCGCATTGGGCGGAATATCTCGCGGCCTTCGGCGCATGACGGGCTCGGGGCTTGCGTGATTCCGGTGCGATCGGGGGATGCGACGGCGTCGCGTCGTCGATCTCGCTGCGCGTGATTCGCTCGGCTGCGGCGCGGCGACGGACACGTCATCGCGCACGCATCGTGCCATCCCTCCCTTGTTCCGTGTCATGACAACTCTCTGTCGTCGGCGGCATGCGCCCGTGTAGCGACTGCGGGTGCGTCATCGAACGGGCGCTCGCTTGCGGAGAGAGCGCCGCTGTTCCAGGGGCTGTTGACGCGCCGCGCAGGGATGGCGCGAGCGGATTGGAAACGGTTTCGAGAGCGCCGGGTGGGGCTGCCTCGCGATGCAGTGTACGCAGCGTCTTGATCGGTGCGAGTCGTCGGGCGTGATGTACACGTCAGATGCATGACCACCACGCACAGCATGCGCAATCGCCGTGTGGCGCCGGTACGAGCGCGCTGCGCGGTATCGCTGCGGGCGGGCCAGGGCGGGGCGTGGCGGACGCGCGGTGACGAGCGCGTTGCCGAAAGAACGGCGCTGTCCTGTTCGTCTGACTGAGATGGCGGACGATCGACCGCGATCGCGTCGTCGCCGCATAGCCGGGCAGCAGCGCGGCGCGTTCCATCTGCTGAGGCGGCGATGGCCGGCCCGGCAGCGCCTGGACGCCGCGCGTCAGCTTCCGCGCGCACAGGATGCCGAAATCGGCAGCCGCGCGATCCGCGTCGCCGTGCGCGTGCCGGCTCCATGGGATATTCCAATTGATCCGCCGCATCGGTGAATCTCCGTTCGAGTGCGGTCATTCGTCTACAATCTCGCCTTCCCACAAACGTTCGTCAGGAAAAGCTGGTGACTGAAGCCGTCCCCCCGTCTGCGCGCGACGCGAAGCGCGCGTCCGCCTCGCCTGTTGGCGCCCCGATTCTCGAGATCGACTCCCTCGACATGGATGCCCGCGGCGTCGGCCGCGTCGTCAACGAGGACGGCGAGCCGGGCAAGGTGATTTTCGTCGAGGGCGCGCTGCCCGGCGAGCGCGTGACGTACGCGAGCTACCGCCGCAAGCCGAGCTACGAGCAGGCACAGGTCGTCGATATTCTGCGCCCGAGCGTGATGCGCACGACGCCGAAGTGCGCGTTCTTCGGCACGTGCGGCGGCTGCTCGATGCAGCACCTCGAAATGCGCGCGCAGGTCGCGATCAAGCAGCGGGTGCTCGAGGACAATCTGTGGCATCTCGCGAAGCTGCGCGCGGAGACGATCTTCGCGCCGATCCACGGGCCGTCGTGGGGCTATCGCTACCGCGCGCGGTTGACCGTGCGCAACGTGGTCAAGAAGGGCGGCGTGCTGGTCGGCTTTCATGAGAAGAAGAGCAGCTACGTGGCCGACATGACGAGTTGCGAGGTGTTGCCGCCGCACGTGTCCGCGCTGCTCGTGCCGCTGCGCCGGCTCGTCGAGGGCCTGTCGATCCGCGATCGGATGCCGCAGATCGAGCTGGCGGTGGGGTCGACGGTCACGGCGCTGGTGCTGCGCGTGCTCGAGCCGATCAATGCGGACGACGAAGCGCTGCTGCGCGCGTTCGCGGACGCGCACGGCGTTCAGTTCTGGCTGCAGCCGAAGGGCCCGGATACGGTCGTGCCGTTCTATCCGCTCGACGCGCAGCTCGACTACACGTTGCCGGAATTCAATATCCGCATGCCGTTCAAGCCGACCGATTTCACTCAGGTCAATCATCAGATCAACCGCGTGCTGGTCGGGCGCGCGTTGCGCCTGCTCGCGCCGCGCCGCGACGATCGCGTGCTCGACCTGTTCTGCGGGATCGGCAACTTCACGCTGCCGCTCGCGCGGCGCGCGCGCGAGGTGGTGGGAATCGAGGGCAGCGAGGCGCTCACCACGCGCGCGCTCGCGAATGCGCGCGAGAACGGTGTCGACGGTCATACGTCGTTTGCGTGTCGCAACCTGTTCGAGGTGAGCGCCGACGATCTGCGCGCGCTCGGTGCGTTCGACAAATTCCTGGTCGATCCGCCGCGCGAAGGGGCGCTCGCGGTCTCCAAGGCGCTCGCGGAAATCGCGCAGAGCGGCGTGGGGCCGTTGCCGAAGCGGATCGTCTACGTGTCGTGCAATCCGGCGACGCTCGCGCGCGACGCGGGCCTGCTCGTGCACGAGGCGGGCTACCGGATGCTCGGCGCGGGCGTGGTCAACATGTTCCCGAATACCTCGCACGTCGAATCGATCGCGGTGTTCGAGCGGGACTGACGCGCCGCGCGGCATCGCGCGGACGAAAAAAAACCGGCTCGAGGGCCGGTTTTTTCTGTCGCGCGCGGCGCAATCAGTTGCGGTTGCCGCCGAAGATGCCGAGCAGCGCCAGCAGGTTCGTGAACACGTTGTACAGATCGAGGTAGATCGCGAGCGTGGCCGTGATGTAGTTGGTCTCGCCGCCGTTCACGACGCGCTGCACGTCGAACAGCATGTAAGCGGAGAAGATCACGATCGCGAGCACCGAGACCGTGAGCATCAACGCCGGCAGTTGCAGGAACATGTTGGCGGCCATGGCGAGCAGCAGCACGATCACGCCCATGAACAGCCACTTGCCGAGCCCCGAGAAATCGCGCTTGCTGACGGTGGCGATCGTCGCCATCGCGGCGAAGATGATGCCGGTGCCGCCGAAGGCAAGCATGATCAGCGACGGGCCGTTCGAGAAGCCGAGGATGAAGCTCAGCAGGCGCGACAGCATCAGGCCCATGAAGAACGTGAAGCCGAGCAGCACGAATACGCCGGCGCTGCTGTTCTTGGTGCGCTCGATCGCGAACATGAAGCCGAACGCGATCGCGAAGAACGCGAGCAGGCTCATGGCCGGGCTCGTGGCCGCGAACAGCGAGAAGCCGGTGGCGACGCCGACCCACGCGCCCAGCACGGTCGGCACCATCGACAGGGCGAGCAGCCAGTAGGTGTTGCGCAGCACGCGGTTGCGGGTTTCGGCCGTGCCGACGGCGCCGCCGCGGCCGAAGTTGTACGGATAGTCGTTCATGCTTTCTCCTAACATTGAACGTGAAAACGTTTGAAGCGCGGACTTCCGGGCGCTGTGTGCGCTGCAGCAATCCGCGATGCTGCTACTCCTAAGATAGGTTTCGAGGCCTTAGGTTTCAATGGCTTGGGCGTCGAAACCGATGTTTTTGGAACCTTTCATCTGTGTAAGGGTTCAATCGCAATGATACACGGGATCGTGTTACAATAGCGGATTCATTTGAAAACGTAACCTCTTAATTTCTTGGAGTTTTTATGGCAATCGAACGCACCCTGTCGATCATCAAGCCGGACGCGGTGGCAAAGAACGTGATCGGTCAGATCTACAGCCGTTTCGAAGGCGCTGGCCTGAAGGTCATCGCAGCGCGCATGGCGCATCTGTCGCGCGGCGAAGCGGAGAAGTTCTACGCGGTGCACGCAGAGCGTCCGTTCTTCAAGGACCTCGTCGATTTCATGGTCTCCGGCCCGGTGATGATCCAGGTTCTGGAAGGTGAAGGCGCGATTCTGAAGAACCGCGACCTGATGGGCGCGACGGACCCGAAGAAGGCGGAAAAGGGCACGATCCGCGCCGACTTCGCGGACAGCATCGACGCGAACGCAGTGCACGGCTCGGACGCCGCTGAAACGGCGCGCGGCGAGATCGCATTCTTCTTCCCGGAAATGAACGTCTACTCGCGTTAAGCGAGTGGCTGGATCCGGCGCAGCGGCAAGGCAGGGCATCATGGCGAGTGAATCTTCCGTCAATCTTCTCGACTTCGACGCCGAGGGGCTGGTCGCGTACTGCGGCAGCCTCGGCGAGAAGCCGTTTCGGGCCAAGCAGCTGCAGCGCTGGATCCATCAATACAATGCCGCCGATTTCGACGGCATGACCGATCTCGCGAAGTCCTTGCGCGAAAAGCTCAAGGGCCGCGCCGAGATCCGCATGCCGGACATCGCCAGCGATCACGTGTCCACCGACGGCACGCGCAAGTGGCTGATCGACGTCGGCAACGGCAATGCGGTCGAGACGGTCTACATCCCCGAGGAAACGCGCGGCACGCTGTGCGTGTCCTCGCAGGCGGGGTGCGCGGTCAACTGCCGTTTCTGTTCCACCGGCAAGCAGGGCTTTTCCCGCAATCTGTCGACGGCCGAGATCATCGGCCAGTTGCGGATGGCCGAATTCGCGCTGCGGGCGTCGCTCGGGCGCGCGCCGGGCCCGAACGGCAAGGCCGAACGGGTGATCACGAATGTCGTCATGATGGGCATGGGCGAGCCGCTGCTCAATTACACGGCGGTCGTACCGGCCATGCGGCTGATGCTTGACGACAATGCGTACGGCCTGTCGCGCCGGCGCGTCACGCTGTCGACCTCGGGCGTGGTGCCGATGATGGACCGGCTCGGCGCCGAGCTGCCGGTCGCGCTCGCGGTGTCGCTGCACGCGCCGAATGATGCGCTGCGCGACGAACTCGTGCCGCTCAACCGCAAGCATCCGCTGCGCGAACTGATGGCCGCGTGCCAGCGCTATCTGAAAGTCGCGCCGCGCGATTTCATCACCTTCGAATACTGCATGCTCGACGGCGTCAACGACACCGAGGCGCATGCCCGCGAGCTGCTCGCGCTCACGCGCGACGTGCCGTGCAAGTTCAATCTGATACCGTTCAATCCGTTCCCCGAATCGGGCCTCCTGCGCTCGAAGAACGAACAGATCAAGCGCTTCGCGCAGATTCTGATCGATGCGGGCGTGGTGACGACGGTACGCAAGACCCGCGGCGACGATATCGACGCCGCATGCGGTCAGCTGGCAGGGGCGGTCAAGGATCGCACGCGTCTTGCCGAGCGGACCGGCGCAGGAAAAATCATCGAGGTCCGGGCGGTTTGACGGGGATGCCCGGATCTCAGCAGTCAATACGCGAACAGCGATCGGATGCGGCGCATGATTGCGCCGTGCATTGTGTGACAACGATATTGCGCCTTCTGGCCGGCCACGCCGGCGCGAACGCGCAACTGAAGAAGAATCGACGCGAGGATTAGGATGAGCGAGCCGCAGCCGTCACAGGGCGCACAGACGAATGCCGGGCCGCAACCGGCGCCGGCGGGCATGGAATCGCTGGCGGCGGTCGGCGCCCGGCTGGCGCAGCTTCGGGAAGCGAAGGGCTGGTCGGTCGGCGACGTGTCGGCGCGGCTCAAGGTCGCGCCTCCGAAGCTCCGCGCGCTCGAGTCGGGCGACATCAGCCATCTGCCGGGCACGGCGTTCGCGGTCGGCGTGGTGCGCAGCTACGCGAAGATGCTCGGCGTCGATCCGGAGCCGTTCGCGCAGGTGCTGCGTCGCGAGCGCGGCGCGCCCGAGGTCGATCTGTCGATGCCCGCGTCGGCGGGCACGGATCTGCCGCGCGGCCGGGTGTCGATTCCGCTGGGCGGCTCGTCGCGCCATCGTTCGTGGCTGTGGGCCGTGGCGGCGGCCGTGATCGCGGTGGTCGCGGCGGCGATGTGGCATACGGGCGGCGATTCGTCGAACTGGCTCGCGCGCTTCAAGTCCTCGGGCGGCGCGGAAAGCGCGTCCGCGGTGCAGGCGCAGCCGGAGGCGAGCGCGCCCGAGGCGAGCCCGGTGGCGGGCGGGCCGATCGCGAGTGAGCCGCAGGCTGCCGGTTCCGATGCGGCCGGGTCGACGCCCGCCGCGACCGACGCTTCGGTCAGCGCGCCGGCCGCGCCGCCCGTCGCAGTGGCGCCGGCTTCCGCCGCGCCCGCCGCTTCCGCGCCGGCGCCGGTGGTGGTCGCCGGCACGACGGGCGCGAGCGATGCGGCGAGCGCGGTGGTCGCCGCCGCGGGCCAGTCGCTCGTCGAACTGAAGGTCACGCAGGATTGCTGGTTCAGCGTGCGCGACAAGAACGGCAAGGAAGTCTTCTCCGCGCTGGTGCGCGCGGGCGAGAGCAAACAGGTCTCGGGCGATGCGCCGCTCAAGGTCACGATCGGCAACAAGGCCGGGCTCGACGCGATAACGGTCGACGGAAAACCCGTCGATCCGGCAAAATATTCGACGGCTCGGGGCAACGTCGCGCGGTTCACGTTGCC is a window of Burkholderia sp. FERM BP-3421 DNA encoding:
- a CDS encoding Bax inhibitor-1/YccA family protein; translated protein: MNDYPYNFGRGGAVGTAETRNRVLRNTYWLLALSMVPTVLGAWVGVATGFSLFAATSPAMSLLAFFAIAFGFMFAIERTKNSSAGVFVLLGFTFFMGLMLSRLLSFILGFSNGPSLIMLAFGGTGIIFAAMATIATVSKRDFSGLGKWLFMGVIVLLLAMAANMFLQLPALMLTVSVLAIVIFSAYMLFDVQRVVNGGETNYITATLAIYLDLYNVFTNLLALLGIFGGNRN
- a CDS encoding helix-turn-helix domain-containing protein, with the translated sequence MSEPQPSQGAQTNAGPQPAPAGMESLAAVGARLAQLREAKGWSVGDVSARLKVAPPKLRALESGDISHLPGTAFAVGVVRSYAKMLGVDPEPFAQVLRRERGAPEVDLSMPASAGTDLPRGRVSIPLGGSSRHRSWLWAVAAAVIAVVAAAMWHTGGDSSNWLARFKSSGGAESASAVQAQPEASAPEASPVAGGPIASEPQAAGSDAAGSTPAATDASVSAPAAPPVAVAPASAAPAASAPAPVVVAGTTGASDAASAVVAAAGQSLVELKVTQDCWFSVRDKNGKEVFSALVRAGESKQVSGDAPLKVTIGNKAGLDAITVDGKPVDPAKYSTARGNVARFTLP
- the rlmD gene encoding 23S rRNA (uracil(1939)-C(5))-methyltransferase RlmD translates to MTEAVPPSARDAKRASASPVGAPILEIDSLDMDARGVGRVVNEDGEPGKVIFVEGALPGERVTYASYRRKPSYEQAQVVDILRPSVMRTTPKCAFFGTCGGCSMQHLEMRAQVAIKQRVLEDNLWHLAKLRAETIFAPIHGPSWGYRYRARLTVRNVVKKGGVLVGFHEKKSSYVADMTSCEVLPPHVSALLVPLRRLVEGLSIRDRMPQIELAVGSTVTALVLRVLEPINADDEALLRAFADAHGVQFWLQPKGPDTVVPFYPLDAQLDYTLPEFNIRMPFKPTDFTQVNHQINRVLVGRALRLLAPRRDDRVLDLFCGIGNFTLPLARRAREVVGIEGSEALTTRALANARENGVDGHTSFACRNLFEVSADDLRALGAFDKFLVDPPREGALAVSKALAEIAQSGVGPLPKRIVYVSCNPATLARDAGLLVHEAGYRMLGAGVVNMFPNTSHVESIAVFERD
- the rlmN gene encoding 23S rRNA (adenine(2503)-C(2))-methyltransferase RlmN; protein product: MASESSVNLLDFDAEGLVAYCGSLGEKPFRAKQLQRWIHQYNAADFDGMTDLAKSLREKLKGRAEIRMPDIASDHVSTDGTRKWLIDVGNGNAVETVYIPEETRGTLCVSSQAGCAVNCRFCSTGKQGFSRNLSTAEIIGQLRMAEFALRASLGRAPGPNGKAERVITNVVMMGMGEPLLNYTAVVPAMRLMLDDNAYGLSRRRVTLSTSGVVPMMDRLGAELPVALAVSLHAPNDALRDELVPLNRKHPLRELMAACQRYLKVAPRDFITFEYCMLDGVNDTEAHARELLALTRDVPCKFNLIPFNPFPESGLLRSKNEQIKRFAQILIDAGVVTTVRKTRGDDIDAACGQLAGAVKDRTRLAERTGAGKIIEVRAV
- the ndk gene encoding nucleoside-diphosphate kinase; protein product: MAIERTLSIIKPDAVAKNVIGQIYSRFEGAGLKVIAARMAHLSRGEAEKFYAVHAERPFFKDLVDFMVSGPVMIQVLEGEGAILKNRDLMGATDPKKAEKGTIRADFADSIDANAVHGSDAAETARGEIAFFFPEMNVYSR
- a CDS encoding 3'-5' exonuclease, encoding MIPILVFDIETIPDVDGIRRLEDLPADLNDAEVAEHAFAARREKTGSDFLPHHLQRIAAISCVFRDDSGFRVRSLGTPDDPEITLIQSFYRVIEKYTPQLVSWNGGGFDLPVLHYRALVHGVAAPRYWDMGEDDREFKWNNYLSRYHSRHTDLMDVLALYQPRASAPLDALAKLCGFPGKLGMDGGQVWHAFQEGQIDAIRNYCETDVVNTYLLYCRFQQMRGGLSAGAYADEIALVKRALQLEAAPHWAEYLAAFGA
- a CDS encoding peptidoglycan DD-metalloendopeptidase family protein, whose protein sequence is MSMLRAMQTNRSKIPLSLAQRAICVAAFTLLGACATRLDQAPVVDRSGALGTTAGAAQPAVPLGPPPPGYYRVKPGDTLYRIALENGQNYRDIAAWNNLTNPNQIEVDQLLRVVSPGASAGAAGVATTPVAGAAVQTAPLSSGPAAAPVYGSGSTATPPVATPPVAAPAGDAGASAAGGAVSFMWPARGPLLNTFDDAKNKGVNIGGAAGDPVKAAADGRVVYAGNGLRGYGNLIIVKHDATYLTAYAHNRALMVKEGDAVTKGQKIAEMGNSDSDRVMLHFEVRRQGKPVDPLKYLPPQ
- the rpoS gene encoding RNA polymerase sigma factor RpoS, yielding MPKSKRHEPQAESENLSRATQASVERKGASTGEDDDAADAERDYDAREARDGEEDAAEEREAPAELDDFRALLQAELTADTIQHYLNRISVKPLLTVEEEQRYSRLAKAGEFEARQVMIERNLRLVVSIAKGYLNRGVPLLDLIEEGNLGLMHAIEKFDPTRGFRFSTYATWWIRQSIERAIMNQARTVRLPVHVIRELNQVLRAKRHLEKNSMSTGEAAERREASIDDIAYLTGKTAEEVTDILALNEHTASLDAPLDLDPASSLLDLLPDDQSQSPDAEVQHRELETLTRAWLSRLSDKHRHVIERRFGLNHIEPATLEELADEMGLTRERVRQIQQEALVRLKRFFASNGVRKDAVL